The following are encoded in a window of Bacillus sp. SORGH_AS_0510 genomic DNA:
- a CDS encoding aldehyde dehydrogenase family protein, translating to MQVNETDIKKMVEQVLMQLGQNQTAAAPVASQNDISLGDGVFATVDEAVDAARVAWEKLRKLPLSTRRQIIENMRETSRKHVSELAQLAVEETKLGRVDDKVAKILLATNKTPGVEDLVSTAYSGDDGLTLVEYAPIGVFGSITPSTNPAATVINNSISLIAAGNTVVYNPHPSAKRVSIKTLKLLNQAIVEAGGPENTLTSVASPNLETSAQVMNHPKVNALVVTGGGPVVKAAMAVGKKVIAAGPGNPPVVVDETAIISKAAADIVKGASFDNNVLCTAEKEVFVVDKVANALKAEMVKNGAVELKGFQFEKLLETVMVKKNDKFYPNRDFIGKDASVILQAAGIQVSPTVKLIIAETSKDHPLVMTEMLMPVLPIVRVPDVETAIELAVIAEKGNRHTAIMHSQNVTNLTKMAQEIQATIFVKNGPSVAGLGFESEGFTTLTIAGPTGEGLTSAKTFTRQRRCVLVDGFRII from the coding sequence TTGCAAGTAAATGAAACCGATATCAAAAAGATGGTTGAACAAGTGCTGATGCAATTAGGCCAAAACCAAACTGCTGCTGCACCTGTTGCATCTCAAAATGATATTAGCTTAGGTGATGGTGTGTTTGCTACTGTCGACGAGGCAGTCGATGCAGCAAGAGTTGCATGGGAAAAGCTTCGCAAACTGCCATTATCAACTAGAAGACAAATAATAGAAAACATGAGAGAAACTAGCCGTAAGCATGTCAGTGAACTTGCACAGCTTGCAGTTGAAGAAACGAAGCTGGGTAGAGTCGATGATAAAGTTGCAAAGATTCTTTTAGCAACAAATAAGACACCTGGTGTGGAAGACCTTGTAAGTACTGCTTATTCGGGTGATGATGGATTGACACTGGTAGAATATGCACCAATCGGAGTATTTGGTTCAATTACACCATCTACCAACCCGGCAGCAACAGTGATTAACAATTCTATTTCATTAATTGCAGCAGGGAATACTGTTGTTTACAATCCACATCCAAGTGCAAAACGTGTTTCTATTAAAACCCTGAAGCTATTGAACCAAGCGATTGTAGAAGCGGGCGGGCCTGAAAATACTTTAACATCTGTGGCATCTCCTAACTTAGAAACGTCCGCACAAGTCATGAACCATCCGAAGGTTAATGCACTTGTAGTTACAGGTGGAGGGCCAGTTGTAAAAGCAGCGATGGCTGTAGGAAAAAAGGTAATTGCAGCAGGACCAGGAAATCCACCAGTTGTTGTGGATGAGACAGCCATTATTTCGAAAGCAGCAGCAGATATTGTTAAGGGTGCAAGCTTTGATAACAATGTTTTATGTACTGCAGAAAAAGAAGTTTTCGTTGTTGACAAGGTGGCTAATGCTCTTAAAGCAGAAATGGTGAAGAATGGGGCTGTAGAGCTTAAAGGGTTCCAATTTGAAAAACTTCTTGAAACAGTCATGGTGAAGAAAAACGATAAGTTTTATCCAAACAGAGATTTTATTGGAAAAGATGCTTCTGTCATTTTACAAGCTGCAGGCATCCAAGTAAGCCCAACAGTGAAGCTTATTATTGCGGAAACAAGTAAGGATCATCCATTAGTAATGACAGAAATGTTAATGCCGGTATTACCGATTGTTAGAGTTCCTGATGTTGAGACAGCCATAGAATTAGCTGTTATTGCTGAAAAAGGAAATCGACATACTGCAATTATGCATTCACAAAATGTAACCAACCTAACAAAGATGGCGCAAGAAATTCAAGCGACGATTTTTGTTAAAAATGGCCCTTCTGTTGCTGGATTAGGCTTTGAAAGTGAAGGATTCACTACACTGACAATTGCCGGTCCAACAGGCGAAGGATTAACAAGTGCAAAGACATTTACACGTCAGCGCCGCTGCGTTTTAGTAGATGGATTTAGAATTATATAG
- a CDS encoding BMC domain-containing protein, producing MGQEALGMIETKGLVGAIEAADAMVKAANVTLVGRELVGAGLVTVMVRGDVGAVKAATEAGAEAAQRVGSLLSVHVIPRPNGDVEGILPKAE from the coding sequence ATGGGTCAGGAAGCATTAGGAATGATTGAAACAAAAGGTTTAGTAGGAGCAATTGAGGCAGCAGATGCAATGGTTAAAGCTGCAAACGTAACATTAGTAGGAAGAGAATTAGTAGGTGCAGGTCTTGTAACTGTTATGGTTCGCGGAGATGTTGGTGCTGTAAAAGCGGCAACTGAAGCGGGTGCAGAAGCAGCTCAGCGTGTAGGATCATTATTATCTGTACATGTCATTCCACGTCCAAACGGTGATGTTGAAGGAATTCTACCAAAGGCTGAATAA
- the tpiA gene encoding triose-phosphate isomerase has product MEQSIENYIKNLVRDVIGQTLGGLQSQRDRQTYVIANWKMNKNLAETAEFFQQINSSKDVSVVVCPPTQLLYPAHLFIKQSGKPIGLGGQNVHWAEKGAYTGETSINMLKDVGCDYCIIGHSERRQYAGEDDQLINKKASLAIQAGITPIICIGETLEEKNSMQTEHVLSTQLIGALKEIDSHNFILAYEPVWAIGTGQSATAELAQQTHAYIRSVLTKLIGDKAEGISILYGGSANESNAAEYSAMPDIDGVLVGGASLNAKSFDAIINVFAKGDQNQ; this is encoded by the coding sequence ATGGAACAATCCATTGAAAACTATATAAAAAATCTGGTCAGAGATGTAATTGGCCAGACTCTAGGTGGTCTACAATCTCAAAGGGATCGTCAAACCTACGTTATCGCCAATTGGAAGATGAACAAAAATCTAGCTGAGACTGCTGAGTTTTTCCAACAAATCAATAGCAGTAAGGACGTTTCTGTTGTTGTTTGTCCTCCGACACAGCTACTGTATCCTGCCCATCTTTTTATCAAACAATCTGGAAAGCCGATTGGGTTGGGTGGTCAGAACGTACACTGGGCTGAAAAAGGTGCTTACACCGGAGAAACATCCATTAATATGTTAAAGGATGTTGGATGTGATTATTGTATCATCGGGCATTCCGAAAGAAGACAATATGCTGGTGAAGATGATCAACTAATTAATAAAAAGGCTAGTCTAGCTATTCAGGCTGGGATTACCCCTATCATCTGCATCGGAGAAACCCTAGAAGAAAAGAATTCAATGCAGACAGAACATGTGTTATCTACACAACTTATTGGTGCATTGAAAGAAATCGATTCACATAATTTCATTCTAGCTTATGAACCGGTTTGGGCGATTGGGACAGGTCAGTCTGCTACGGCTGAACTAGCACAGCAAACACATGCTTATATTCGGTCCGTTTTAACAAAATTAATCGGAGATAAAGCAGAAGGTATATCGATTTTGTATGGTGGGTCTGCAAATGAAAGTAACGCTGCTGAATACAGTGCTATGCCAGATATTGATGGCGTACTGGTCGGTGGCGCTAGCCTAAATGCAAAGTCATTTGATGCAATTATCAATGTATTTGCCAAAGGAGATCAAAATCAATGA
- the rpiB gene encoding ribose 5-phosphate isomerase B: MKKVAIGCDHGGYELKEKLKAYLTELGYEYLDFGCKANESVDYPDIAFLVGETVATNDQYVGIMIDGVGVGSGMVLNKIPGVRGAVCWDLSSVINSREHNNANVLSIGGQFIGEGLAKQLVKTWLETDFAGGRHDRRVTKIMEIESRFLGR; encoded by the coding sequence ATGAAAAAAGTTGCAATCGGATGCGACCATGGTGGATACGAACTAAAAGAAAAGTTGAAAGCCTACTTAACTGAATTAGGCTACGAATATTTAGATTTTGGTTGTAAGGCTAATGAATCAGTAGATTACCCAGACATTGCCTTCCTTGTTGGTGAAACTGTTGCTACTAATGATCAATATGTAGGAATTATGATCGATGGAGTAGGAGTGGGCAGCGGAATGGTATTAAATAAAATACCAGGTGTACGCGGTGCAGTTTGCTGGGATTTATCATCTGTGATTAACAGCCGTGAGCATAATAATGCAAATGTGCTATCCATAGGTGGTCAATTTATTGGCGAGGGCCTTGCCAAGCAATTAGTCAAAACATGGTTAGAAACAGACTTTGCTGGCGGACGTCACGACCGTCGAGTAACCAAGATTATGGAAATAGAAAGCCGTTTCTTAGGGCGTTAA